One window of the Methylocystis parvus OBBP genome contains the following:
- a CDS encoding NADH-quinone oxidoreductase subunit B family protein — protein MQKFLLQGLFRGALTERAPSPDDAMLAEIGATLEKTAREKLGRSLAIREVDAGSCNGCELEIHALSNAFYDVERFGLRFVASPRHADVLMVTGPVTKNMREALERAYNATPDPKWVVAVGDCALDGGVFAGSYACVGPVSKVVPVDLHIRGCPPDPVALLKGLIALLNAAS, from the coding sequence ATGCAGAAATTCCTCCTCCAGGGCCTGTTCCGCGGCGCGCTCACCGAGCGGGCGCCTTCGCCCGACGACGCCATGCTCGCGGAAATCGGCGCGACGCTCGAAAAGACCGCGCGCGAGAAGCTCGGCCGCAGCCTCGCCATACGCGAAGTGGACGCCGGCTCCTGCAATGGCTGCGAACTCGAAATCCACGCGCTCTCCAACGCCTTTTATGATGTGGAGCGTTTCGGCCTGCGCTTCGTCGCTTCGCCGCGCCATGCGGATGTGCTGATGGTCACCGGGCCCGTGACCAAGAATATGCGCGAGGCGCTGGAGCGGGCCTATAACGCCACGCCCGATCCCAAATGGGTCGTCGCCGTGGGGGACTGCGCGCTCGACGGCGGCGTTTTCGCCGGAAGCTACGCCTGCGTTGGTCCCGTATCGAAGGTGGTTCCGGTCGACCTGCACATTCGCGGCTGCCCGCCGGACCCCGTCGCTTTGCTCAAGGGGTTGATCGCGCTGCTGAACGCCGCGTCATAG
- a CDS encoding hydrogenase-4 component E — protein sequence MQHLSLDIAQVLAGGLVLVSFMLLYQDRLSGLINTFALHAVVLTLSVAWQAYVQNAPHLYLTAAIALIFKAAIIPFSLHAIVKRLRIHRTVEVVGGIGLTMFVGMFLMGLSLVVMLPATAAADPLAREDLAFALAIVLLGLLMMVTRRNAVSQIIGFMSLENGLILAAAGANGMPLVVEISVALSVLVAFIVIGIFLFRIRERFDTVDLFELDRVRGERQ from the coding sequence ATGCAGCATCTGTCTCTCGACATCGCCCAGGTCCTCGCGGGCGGCCTGGTGCTCGTCAGCTTCATGCTGCTCTATCAGGATCGTCTCTCCGGCCTCATCAACACCTTCGCGCTCCACGCGGTCGTCCTGACGCTGTCCGTCGCCTGGCAGGCCTATGTGCAAAACGCGCCGCATCTTTATCTGACGGCGGCGATCGCCTTGATTTTCAAGGCGGCGATCATTCCGTTCAGCCTGCACGCCATCGTCAAGAGGCTGCGCATCCATCGCACGGTCGAGGTCGTCGGCGGCATCGGGCTGACGATGTTCGTCGGCATGTTCCTGATGGGACTCTCGCTCGTCGTGATGCTCCCGGCGACCGCAGCCGCGGATCCGCTCGCGCGGGAGGATCTCGCCTTTGCGCTCGCCATCGTGCTGCTGGGTCTCCTCATGATGGTGACGCGGCGCAACGCGGTCAGTCAGATCATCGGCTTCATGTCGCTGGAGAACGGCCTCATCCTCGCCGCCGCAGGCGCCAACGGCATGCCGCTCGTCGTCGAAATCAGCGTGGCGCTTTCGGTTCTCGTCGCCTTCATCGTGATCGGAATCTTCCTGTTCCGCATCCGCGAGCGCTTCGACACCGTCGACCTATTCGAACTCGATCGCGTGCGCGGAGAACGCCAATGA
- a CDS encoding hydrogenase 4 subunit F yields the protein MNSELFMASNALIAIPAAAAAILAFQTDYKRASQINFAASGVTFLFALLLIFKEPETGSFLFVDDLNIVFVVLSTFVGFTTAGFSANYIRHEIEIGKLTLGNLRFYHAMYQTLMLAMNLALLASNIGLMWVSVEVATLTTVLMVGIYRTRDSIEAAWKYFILGSVGIALALFGTILVYMAAEPILGEGYNAMVWSSLMQQASQFSPRLLNVAFVFLMLGYGTKVGLAPMHAWLPDAHAEGPTPISAVLSGLLLNVALYAVLRFKMLLTANAAAITPGPMLIALGLASVIFAAFMLYRRDDIKRLFAYSSIEHMGVIAFAFGVGGPLANFAGLLHMAMHSLTKSAIFFAVGHIAQAKGTQKIADIRGLTQSHPLLGWSLVVGVMAICGMPPLGIFMSEFLVVSSAFARQPWLAAPLAIGLLVAFGALLMRLIGMAFGEPSESASSEVEASALPLVAHLALVLLAGLYLPSYVVTWFQNVARLLG from the coding sequence ATGAATTCCGAACTCTTCATGGCGTCCAATGCGCTGATTGCGATTCCCGCCGCCGCCGCCGCGATCCTCGCCTTCCAGACCGACTACAAGCGCGCCTCGCAGATCAATTTCGCCGCCTCCGGCGTCACCTTCCTCTTCGCGCTTCTGCTCATCTTCAAGGAGCCGGAGACGGGCAGCTTTCTCTTCGTCGACGATCTCAATATCGTCTTCGTCGTGCTCTCGACCTTCGTCGGCTTCACCACAGCCGGATTCAGCGCGAATTACATTCGGCACGAGATCGAGATCGGCAAGCTGACGCTCGGCAATTTGCGCTTTTACCACGCAATGTATCAGACGCTGATGCTGGCGATGAATCTCGCGCTGCTGGCCAGCAATATCGGCCTGATGTGGGTGTCGGTCGAGGTGGCGACGCTCACCACGGTCCTCATGGTCGGCATCTACCGCACGCGAGACTCCATCGAGGCGGCGTGGAAATACTTCATTCTGGGCAGCGTCGGCATCGCGCTCGCGCTCTTCGGCACGATCCTCGTCTATATGGCGGCGGAGCCGATCCTGGGCGAAGGCTATAACGCCATGGTCTGGTCGTCGCTCATGCAGCAGGCGTCGCAATTCAGCCCGCGGCTGCTCAATGTCGCTTTCGTCTTCCTCATGCTCGGCTACGGCACAAAGGTCGGTCTCGCCCCCATGCACGCCTGGCTGCCCGACGCGCATGCCGAAGGTCCGACGCCGATCTCCGCCGTGCTGTCGGGCCTGCTGCTCAACGTGGCGCTCTATGCCGTGCTGCGCTTCAAAATGCTTCTCACCGCCAATGCGGCGGCGATCACGCCGGGCCCGATGCTCATCGCGCTCGGCCTCGCCTCGGTCATCTTCGCCGCCTTCATGCTCTATCGGCGCGACGACATCAAAAGGCTTTTCGCCTATTCTTCAATCGAGCATATGGGCGTCATCGCCTTCGCCTTCGGCGTCGGCGGACCGCTCGCCAATTTTGCGGGACTGCTGCACATGGCGATGCACAGCCTCACCAAATCCGCGATCTTTTTCGCCGTCGGCCATATCGCCCAGGCGAAGGGAACGCAGAAGATCGCCGACATACGCGGTTTGACGCAAAGCCATCCCCTGCTCGGATGGAGCCTCGTCGTCGGCGTGATGGCGATTTGCGGCATGCCCCCGCTCGGCATCTTCATGAGCGAGTTTCTCGTCGTCAGCTCCGCCTTTGCGCGCCAGCCCTGGCTCGCGGCGCCATTGGCGATCGGCCTCCTCGTGGCGTTCGGCGCCTTGCTCATGCGGCTCATCGGCATGGCGTTCGGCGAACCGTCGGAGAGCGCGTCGAGCGAGGTCGAGGCGTCCGCGCTCCCGCTCGTCGCCCATCTCGCGCTCGTGCTTCTCGCGGGGCTCTATCTGCCCTCCTATGTCGTGACCTGGTTTCAGAACGTCGCGCGATTGCTAGGGTAG
- the hyfB gene encoding hydrogenase 4 subunit B, translating into MPLDFALLCVGALLIVGAASIYWRDREDVARLVYGATGGLCAAIFLSAVVPRGAHALSTVLPLGLPWLGMHFRLDPLSAFFLAVVNLGGAAASVYAIGYGAHEKSPMRVLPFFPAFIAGMNAVVLADDAFAFLVAWEFMSLTSWALVISQHDRRENRAAAYIYLLMASFGTLCLLMAFGILGGATGAYDFASIRETPKDAWKSGLVLAFVILGAGSKAGLVPLHIWLPLAHPAAPSHVSALMSGVMTKVAIYGFIRFAFDLLGAPAFWWGLHPLVFGAASALVGVLFATVQSDLKKLLAYSTIENIGIIFIALGLALAFKANGQALPAALAFTAALFHVFNHSLFKSALFFGAGAVLGATGEKNIEKLGGLIRAMPQTAFVFLGACVAISALPPLNGFVSEWLVFQAILLSPSLPQWVLKLLTPAVGVALALSAALGAGAYVRAFGVVFLGRPRSPAAQQARETDKWSLGAMSGMLFLCLLAGVLPSFMIDTISPAAMDYVGGRMPSQADIAWLSIAPIAESRSSYNGLLVFGFITFSSLAAMQTIKTLWPRPVRRAPPWDCGYVDPNPATQYTASSFAQPVRRALGAIAFSVHEKLDMPLPGETRPAHFAVEIGDRFIQFIYDPLNKAVWYCAGRLNVVNYLSIQEYLALVFAALVFLLIIVAL; encoded by the coding sequence ATGCCCCTTGATTTCGCACTTCTTTGCGTCGGCGCTCTTCTGATCGTCGGCGCAGCCTCGATCTATTGGCGCGATCGAGAGGATGTCGCGCGTCTCGTCTATGGCGCGACGGGCGGGCTCTGCGCCGCGATTTTCCTCTCGGCGGTCGTGCCGAGGGGGGCGCATGCGCTCTCGACCGTTCTGCCGCTGGGTCTTCCGTGGCTCGGCATGCATTTCAGGCTCGACCCGCTCAGCGCCTTCTTTCTCGCGGTCGTCAATCTCGGGGGCGCCGCCGCGAGCGTTTATGCGATCGGCTACGGCGCGCATGAGAAAAGTCCCATGCGCGTGCTGCCTTTCTTTCCGGCCTTCATCGCCGGGATGAATGCGGTCGTGCTGGCGGATGACGCCTTCGCCTTCCTCGTAGCGTGGGAATTCATGTCGCTCACCTCCTGGGCGCTGGTGATCTCCCAACACGACCGGAGAGAAAACCGTGCGGCGGCGTATATTTACCTGCTGATGGCGAGTTTCGGCACGCTCTGCCTGCTCATGGCCTTCGGCATTCTCGGCGGCGCGACGGGCGCCTATGATTTCGCGTCGATCCGCGAGACGCCGAAGGATGCGTGGAAATCCGGCCTCGTGCTGGCGTTCGTCATTCTCGGCGCCGGCTCCAAAGCCGGCCTCGTCCCGCTCCATATCTGGCTGCCGCTCGCGCATCCGGCCGCGCCGAGCCATGTTTCGGCGCTGATGAGCGGCGTGATGACGAAAGTCGCCATCTACGGCTTTATCCGTTTCGCCTTCGATCTTCTGGGCGCTCCGGCCTTTTGGTGGGGTCTGCATCCGCTCGTCTTCGGCGCGGCGAGCGCCTTGGTGGGCGTGCTGTTCGCGACGGTCCAGAGCGACTTGAAGAAGCTGCTCGCCTACAGCACGATCGAGAATATCGGGATTATTTTCATCGCGCTCGGCCTTGCCCTCGCCTTCAAGGCGAACGGCCAGGCGCTTCCCGCCGCGCTCGCCTTCACGGCGGCGCTTTTTCACGTCTTCAACCACTCGCTGTTCAAGAGCGCGCTTTTTTTCGGCGCGGGCGCCGTTCTCGGCGCCACGGGCGAGAAGAATATCGAGAAGCTCGGCGGACTCATCCGCGCCATGCCGCAAACCGCTTTCGTCTTCCTCGGCGCCTGCGTCGCGATTTCGGCGCTTCCGCCCCTGAACGGCTTCGTGTCGGAATGGCTCGTCTTCCAGGCGATTCTGCTCAGCCCGTCTCTGCCGCAATGGGTTCTCAAATTGCTGACCCCGGCGGTCGGCGTGGCGCTCGCCTTGAGCGCTGCTTTGGGCGCCGGCGCCTATGTGCGCGCTTTCGGCGTCGTCTTTCTCGGACGGCCGCGCTCGCCAGCGGCGCAACAGGCGAGAGAAACCGACAAATGGTCGCTCGGCGCCATGTCGGGCATGCTCTTCCTCTGTCTTCTCGCCGGCGTTCTGCCCAGCTTCATGATCGATACGATTTCGCCGGCGGCGATGGATTATGTCGGCGGCCGCATGCCGTCTCAGGCGGACATCGCCTGGCTCTCCATCGCGCCGATCGCCGAAAGCCGCAGCTCCTATAATGGCCTGCTCGTTTTCGGCTTCATCACCTTCTCGTCGCTCGCCGCGATGCAGACGATCAAGACCTTGTGGCCGCGCCCGGTGAGACGCGCCCCGCCTTGGGATTGCGGCTATGTCGATCCAAATCCGGCGACGCAATATACCGCGAGCAGCTTCGCTCAGCCGGTGCGGCGGGCATTGGGAGCGATCGCCTTTTCTGTTCACGAAAAGCTGGATATGCCGCTTCCGGGCGAGACCCGGCCAGCGCATTTCGCCGTCGAGATCGGCGACCGCTTCATCCAGTTCATCTACGACCCGCTCAACAAGGCTGTCTGGTACTGCGCGGGCCGGCTGAATGTCGTGAACTATCTGTCGATCCAGGAATATCTCGCGCTCGTATTCGCCGCTCTCGTCTTCCTGCTCATCATCGTGGCGCTATGA
- a CDS encoding respiratory chain complex I subunit 1 family protein: MTFLFDLFAQGAQMALVLALSPLLIGFTRKVKARLLRRRGPPLLQPWYDLLRLLKKEVVLAEDASWLYRAAPYVIFATTWVAAALVPTFATGLMFSWTADLIALAALLGAGRFFLALAGMDVGTSFGGIGSSRETMFGSLAEPATIMIAFIVSLIAGSTQLSEVAAYMASDFELRVSVLFALIGLIIVAIAENGRIPVDNPATHLELTMVHEAMILEYSGRHLAVIELAAAMKLLLYVSLIACVFFPFGLARHDASLEAMGYGVVFYVVKLFVAGFLLALFETSTAKMRVFRVPDFLGAALMLGLLGTLLVFVTRSL; encoded by the coding sequence ATGACCTTTCTCTTTGATCTCTTCGCGCAAGGGGCCCAAATGGCCCTGGTTCTGGCGCTGTCGCCGCTTCTGATCGGCTTCACGCGCAAGGTGAAGGCCCGGCTCCTGCGGCGGCGCGGACCGCCCCTGTTGCAGCCTTGGTACGACTTGCTGCGTCTCCTGAAGAAGGAGGTCGTGCTCGCTGAGGACGCCTCCTGGCTCTATCGCGCCGCGCCTTACGTCATCTTTGCAACGACATGGGTCGCCGCCGCTCTCGTGCCGACCTTCGCCACGGGCCTCATGTTCAGCTGGACGGCCGATCTTATCGCCCTCGCCGCGCTGCTCGGCGCCGGCCGTTTCTTCCTGGCTCTCGCCGGCATGGATGTCGGCACGAGCTTCGGTGGCATCGGATCGAGCCGCGAAACCATGTTCGGCTCGCTCGCGGAGCCTGCGACGATCATGATCGCCTTCATCGTTTCGCTCATCGCCGGCTCCACTCAGCTTTCGGAAGTCGCCGCCTATATGGCGTCGGATTTCGAACTGCGCGTTTCGGTGCTTTTCGCCCTGATCGGCCTGATCATCGTCGCCATCGCCGAGAACGGCCGCATTCCGGTCGACAATCCCGCGACGCATCTCGAGCTGACCATGGTGCACGAGGCCATGATCCTCGAATATTCAGGGCGCCATCTCGCGGTGATCGAACTCGCCGCGGCGATGAAGTTGCTGCTCTATGTCTCGCTCATCGCATGCGTCTTCTTCCCCTTCGGCCTCGCGCGGCACGATGCGAGTCTGGAGGCGATGGGATACGGCGTCGTCTTCTATGTCGTGAAGCTCTTCGTCGCGGGCTTCCTGCTGGCGTTGTTCGAGACGTCGACCGCGAAGATGCGCGTCTTCCGCGTGCCTGATTTTCTGGGCGCCGCGCTGATGCTCGGCCTGCTCGGCACCTTGCTCGTTTTCGTCACGAGGAGCCTTTGA
- a CDS encoding NADH-quinone oxidoreductase subunit C → MLFTRKEKPEATAPGAPECRPWARQDVDAGGWRDAAGEIADGKADLLSLWSDGVRVYLAFLPQGAAAPRIVSLACTEGRFPSVGALHPPALRLERTIADLYGIEGDGLPDKRRWLDHGRWGVRHPANAPLPIETASDAYEFCRAEGAPLHQIAVGPIHAGIIEPGHFRFSANGEVVVRLEERLGFVHKGIDRLMAGAPIAQAAKVAARISGDSTAAYSFAFARAVEAALGVEAPARAQWLRALIAELERLANHFGDIGAICNDAAFSLMLAQCGLIRERLLRAAANCFGHRLMMDRIAPGGVAADLSPEGAQALRDLLEWINLMVPRLIGLFGDTTSLQDRTVGTGVLSQELARQYACGGYVGRASGRAFDARLNVGYAPYDQLSFEMGGSTEGDVDARVWVRFDEVRASIQIVEQILDRLPHGPIHVDVPSAPSAPCEGAALVESFRGDVFVWLRIGADGAIERAHFRDPSWLQWPLLEYAIKGNIVADFPLCNKSFNCSYSGHDL, encoded by the coding sequence ATGCTCTTCACCCGCAAGGAAAAGCCGGAAGCGACGGCGCCGGGCGCCCCGGAATGCCGCCCCTGGGCGCGTCAGGACGTCGACGCCGGCGGATGGCGCGACGCGGCCGGAGAAATCGCCGACGGCAAAGCGGATCTGCTCAGCCTCTGGAGCGACGGCGTCCGCGTCTATCTCGCATTCCTGCCGCAAGGCGCGGCGGCTCCGCGCATCGTTTCGCTCGCCTGCACGGAGGGTCGATTCCCCTCCGTCGGCGCCCTGCATCCGCCGGCTCTGCGCCTCGAGCGGACCATCGCCGATCTCTACGGTATCGAAGGCGACGGGCTGCCCGACAAGCGGCGCTGGCTCGATCACGGGCGTTGGGGCGTGCGTCATCCGGCGAACGCGCCTCTGCCGATCGAGACGGCGAGCGACGCTTACGAATTCTGCAGAGCCGAAGGCGCGCCGCTGCATCAGATCGCGGTAGGGCCCATTCACGCGGGCATTATCGAACCGGGGCATTTCCGCTTCTCGGCTAACGGCGAAGTTGTCGTGCGGCTCGAAGAGCGGCTCGGTTTCGTTCACAAGGGAATCGACCGGCTGATGGCCGGCGCGCCGATCGCGCAGGCGGCGAAAGTCGCGGCCCGTATCTCGGGCGACAGCACGGCGGCCTACAGCTTCGCCTTCGCCCGCGCCGTCGAGGCGGCGCTTGGCGTCGAAGCGCCGGCGCGCGCCCAATGGCTGCGCGCGCTCATTGCTGAGCTCGAGCGACTCGCCAATCACTTCGGCGATATCGGCGCAATCTGCAACGACGCGGCTTTCTCGCTGATGCTGGCCCAATGCGGCCTCATCCGCGAACGCCTGCTGCGCGCGGCCGCAAACTGTTTCGGCCATCGGCTCATGATGGACAGGATCGCTCCCGGGGGCGTCGCCGCCGATCTTTCGCCGGAAGGCGCGCAAGCGCTGCGCGATCTGCTCGAGTGGATCAATCTCATGGTCCCGCGCCTCATAGGCCTTTTTGGCGATACGACATCGCTGCAAGATCGAACGGTCGGCACGGGCGTCCTCAGTCAGGAGCTCGCGCGCCAATATGCATGTGGCGGATATGTCGGACGCGCTTCGGGACGGGCCTTCGACGCGCGCCTGAATGTCGGCTACGCGCCGTACGACCAGTTGTCCTTCGAGATGGGCGGCTCCACGGAAGGCGACGTGGATGCGCGCGTCTGGGTGCGTTTCGACGAAGTGCGGGCCTCGATCCAGATCGTTGAACAAATACTGGATCGTCTTCCGCATGGGCCCATCCATGTCGATGTGCCGAGCGCGCCAAGCGCGCCCTGCGAAGGCGCCGCGCTTGTCGAGAGCTTCCGCGGAGACGTCTTCGTCTGGTTGCGCATCGGCGCCGACGGCGCGATCGAGCGCGCGCATTTCCGGGACCCGTCCTGGCTCCAATGGCCGCTGCTCGAATATGCGATCAAGGGCAACATCGTCGCGGATTTTCCGCTGTGCAACAAATCCTTCAATTGCTCCTATTCCGGGCACGACCTCTAG